The DNA sequence GTTTAGTGTAAGAAACCTTTTCCATCGGGAAGGTTCTTTTTATTTTTAAATCGAATTAGGAAGCTAACTGGGGAATTAAACGAGATATAAAAATATAGATAACCGTATCAAAATGATTTCAACAGGAGTGAACATGGAGAGCAATGGCATATTCTTTGAATATGATACAGAAAACAAAGTCCTTGATATTGGATAGATGCTAGCTAAATTGCGGAGGCGCTATCTTATTCGCGTAAAAATATCCGCGCTTGCAAATAAAGCGGCAGGAGAGGGAGATATGAAATGCAGAGGATACTTTGACGGTTCTGTAATCTATAATCGGAGAAAGGATGCTTATTGTGCTTTCGTTTTGATTTCGGAGGACGGGAGGATAATCCATCAGAGTGCAAGCAGGCATCATTCAGCAAACAGCCAGTATGCAGAGGGTATGGCGCTTGCAGAATTACTTAGGACCGCACTTCAATATAATATAAGAAGTCTGGAGGTCTTTGGAGATTGCCAGAACATTGTCATAACGACAAAGATGCGAAAACAGACGGATATGAATAGGCATATCATACCTTTACTTGACCAGTTTGACGAAATTACTATCCGATGGATCAAGCGCAGGTACAACAAGTATGCTGACAAGTTATGCCAGCTTTATCGGAGAGGGATTCCTTTTGAGGAAAGTGGCGGGTGGTTCCCGCAAAACGGGCTGCCTATTTGGAAAGAGGAAACGATTTGAACGAGAAACCGAAAAGACAAAGGACTCCAAAAACTAAATAGGATATTAAGGAGGGAGTTTTGTTACCCCTTCTTTTTCCTTTTGATAAGATAACAGAAATTGGTGTTGAGATATCACGGGCTGCATTTATGACGGAAAAGGTAGATATGGTGAATGATCTTATTAATGAGAACTCTGAATTCATCGATAATCTAAAGTAAGCCTATGGGTATTGAAAATACTGCTGGAGAATTATCGGATAATATATTATTAGTATTATGCAAGGAATATGGAAGAGATTCAACCGCTCGTTATTAATCTGGATGATGTGCTGAATGCTAATAATCTGCTAAGATAATTAGAGGATTAAAGACGGTAACTTCAAGGCTATATATAAAGAAACGTGCACATCAGGAGTGGATACAGTGACGATTTTAAAAAACGACTGGGCAGAAGTTCTGAACAAGGAGTTTGACAAGTCTTACTATTTGGAGCTTCGGGATTTTTTGAAGCATGAATATGCTGAGCATACGATTTACCCGGCAATGGATGATATCTACAATGCTCTTCACTATACGGATTATCACAATGTGAAAGTGGTAATTCTTGGACAAGATCCTTACCACGGGCCGAATCAGGCGCAGGGTTTTAGTTTTTCTGTTCAGCCTGAAGTGAAAATACCGCCGTCCTTGAGAAATATTTATAAGGAGATGCATGATGATCTTGGGCTGCCAATTCCTGATCACGGTTGCTTGAAAAGCTGGGCGAAGCAGGGGGTTCTGCTCCTTAACACAGTGCTCACAGTAAGGGCGAAACAGCCGAACTCCCATAAAGGGAAAGGCTGGGAGCAATTCACGAACGAAGTCATTCGGGAAGTGAATGCCAAAAAGGACTCGGTCGTCTTTATACTGTGGGGTAAGCATGCACAGGAGAAAGAGACTTTGATTACCGGGAGGCAGCATTTTATCATCAAATCTGCTCATCCAAGTCCATTTGCGGCACATAAAGGCTTCTTTGGCAGCAAACCGTTCTCTAGGGCGAACGAGTTTTTGGAGCAAAACGGGCGTACGCCGATTGATTGGCACGTAAATATAGAAGATTGTTGAGTATATATGAGTTAAAGAACAGCCGAATGCTATGTTATTCGGCTGTTCTATTTGTGGAGAATTAGAATCTTTGCCTAAAACAGTGGCAAGCGTTTCAGGAAAGACAGTGGTTACAATAAAGTCCGGAGAA is a window from the Aciduricibacillus chroicocephali genome containing:
- a CDS encoding uracil-DNA glycosylase; the encoded protein is MTILKNDWAEVLNKEFDKSYYLELRDFLKHEYAEHTIYPAMDDIYNALHYTDYHNVKVVILGQDPYHGPNQAQGFSFSVQPEVKIPPSLRNIYKEMHDDLGLPIPDHGCLKSWAKQGVLLLNTVLTVRAKQPNSHKGKGWEQFTNEVIREVNAKKDSVVFILWGKHAQEKETLITGRQHFIIKSAHPSPFAAHKGFFGSKPFSRANEFLEQNGRTPIDWHVNIEDC
- a CDS encoding reverse transcriptase-like protein, translating into MKCRGYFDGSVIYNRRKDAYCAFVLISEDGRIIHQSASRHHSANSQYAEGMALAELLRTALQYNIRSLEVFGDCQNIVITTKMRKQTDMNRHIIPLLDQFDEITIRWIKRRYNKYADKLCQLYRRGIPFEESGGWFPQNGLPIWKEETI